CTCGGCCCGAGGGACATCCTCCTGCTGGTGGCCTGCGTCCTGGGACTCGCCACCGCTTGGCTGTTCTACGCGGCGTCCGGCCCGGGAAACGTGCAGCCGGCGTACGGACAGGAGGTGGCGGCAGCGAAGTCCCTGGTGGCATCCTCCGGCCCACCGGCGACGGTAAGTCCTTCCTCCGTCCCGCAACGCATCACGTACCCCGCGGCAGGCATGGATGTTGTGGTCCACCCCCTGGAACCGCAGGGCGGTGACGCCGAAAGCCGGAGCATCTTGCCCCCCGGGACGATGGACGGCTACTGGCTCACTCCCTTCGGCACGCCGGGGGTCGGCTCTGAAAACACCACTTACGTCATCGGCCACAGCTGGGAGGGCCTGGACGCGCCGTTCAACCACTTGAGCTCGGCCGCCGTCCCTGGCGACATTCTCACTGTGGCAACGGAGGCCGGTGTGCTCCGCTACGCTGTCGAGTCTGTCACCACCTACACGAAGTCCACCCTGAAGGACAGCCCCGTCTGGGACGCCGTCCCCAATCGTCTGGTGCTGATCAGCTGCTACACCGAGGATCCCTGGGGGAAGAACGTTGTGGTGGTCGCCTCTCCCGCCCGCGTCCCCTGACCGTCCCGCCCTGTCGCCGAGGTGATAGTTCGCGCCCATGTGCGTCCGCGGCATGGGCGCGAAGTCTCACCCCGGCGTCGGCGCGAAGTCTCACCCCGGCGTCGGCGGCGGAGTGTCCCGCCCCGGCGTCGGGGTCCGCGACGGCGGAACCGGAACCGGCTGTTCGAATAATGAGACAACTTGACCAGTATGTGGATGACTTGGCTACGCTGAAAACATGAGCGCATCCACGATTGATCTTGCCGTTATTCCGGGCGATGGCATTGGCCCCGAGGTCACCGCCGAGGCCGTGAAGGTCCTCGAGAAGGCTGCCGCCGCCGAGGGTATTCTCCTGCAGCAGACGCACTACAAGCTCGGCGCGCAGCACTGGCTCGAAACGGGGGAGACCCTGCCGGAAGAAACCCTCGCTGATCTCCGCACCCGCGATGCCATCCTCTTCGGCGCGGTCGGGGCGGCACCGGGCGACACCCGGATCCCCTCCGGCATCATCGAGCGCGAACTGCTGCTCAAGCTGCGCTTCAGCCTGGACCACTTCGTCAACCTGCGGCCGTCCCGGCTCTACCCGGGGGTCGTCAGCCCGCTGGCCAACCCCGGCGACATCGACTTCATCGTGGTCCGCGAAGGCACCGAGGGCCCGTACGTGGGCAACGGCGGCACGCTTCGTGCCGGCACCCCGCACGAGGTTGCCACCGAGGTCTCGCTCAACACCGCCCACGGCGTTGAACGCGTGGTCCGGGACGCCTTCCGCCGGGCCAACGACCGCCCCCGCAAAAAGCTCACGCTGGTGCACAAGCACAACGTCCTGGTCTTCGCCGGCCACCTGTGGAAGCGCACCGTGGAGGCCGTGGCCCAGGAGTTCCCCGAAGTCACCCACGACTACCTGCACATCGACGCCGCCACGATCTTCATGGTCACAGATCCCGCCCGGTTCGACGTCATCGTCACCGACAACCTCTTCGGCGACATCATCACCGACCTTGCCGCCGCAGTCACCGGGGGCATCGGCCTCGCCGCATCCGGAAACATCAACATGGAACGCACCGCGCCGTCCATGTTCGAACCGGTCCACGGGTCCGCACCGGACATCGCCGGCCAGCAGAAGGCCGATCCCACTGCCGCCATCCTCTCCGCCGCGCTCCTCCTGGACCACCTGGGCTACGGCACCGCCGCCCGCAAAATCGAAGCGGCCGTCGTTGCCGACATCGCCGGCCGGGGCACTGCGGTCCGCAGCACCAGCGCCATCGGCGACGCCATCGCCGCCGCCCTGTAGCCCCCTCGTTGGCGGGGCGCCGGTGCGGCGCCGGAGGCTCCGCCAACGGGCGTAAGCTTGTTTCGAATCACCCATATGCTGCCGTGGTCCGACGCTGAACCACGTTCACACGCCAGGCAGCCGACCGTGGAGGAACCATGACTCAGACTGCCCATGGCGTCGAATTCACCCAGCAGCCCTCGGCAACCCCGAGGTCCGCTGAAGAACGTGCTGCCATCCTGGCGAACCCGGGTTTCGGCAACTATTTCACCGACCACACCGCCATCGTCGACTACAGCGTCGACGCCGAGGGCAAGGGCGGCTGGCACGATGCCCGCATTGAGGCCTACGGCCCCATCTCCCTGGACCCCTCCGCTGCGGTGCTCCACTACGGCCAGGAAATCTTCGAGGGACTCAAGGCCTACCGCCACGCCGACGGTTCCATCTGGACCTTCCGTCCCGAGGCCAACGCCGCCCGCCTGAACAAGTCGGCCCGCCGCCTGGCACTCCCGGAGCTCCCGGAAGAGTACTTCCTGGGCGCCATCCGCGAGCTCGTCTCCGTGGACCGGGAATGGGTGCCCGCCGGCGACGGCGAGGCCCTGTACCTGCGGCCGTTCATGATCGCCACCGAGGCCTTCCTCGGTGTCCGGGCCGCCCGCGAAGTGTCCTTCCGCGTCATCGCCTCCCCGGCCGGCAACTACTTCGGCGGCGAGCTCAAGCCCGTCTCCATCTGGATCTCCCGCGAATACGCCCGCGCCGGCCGCGGCGGAACCGGCGCCGCGAAGTGCGGCGGCAACTACGCCGCGTCACTGATCGCGCAGCAGGAGGCCGAGTCCCACGGCTGCAAGCAGGTGCTGTTCCTGGACCAGTTCAATGACAACGCCGTGGAAGAGCTCGGCGGCATGAACGTGTTCTTCGTGATGAAGGACGGCTCGCTGGCCACCCCCGCTCTCAGCGGAACCATCCTGGAAGGCATCACCCGGATGTCGGTCATCCAGGTGGCCAAGGACATGGGCCGTGAGGTCACCGAACGCAAGATCACCCTGGACGAATGGCGTGACGGCGTGGCCTCCGGCGAGATCGCCGAGGTCTTCGCCTGCGGAACCGCCGCCGTCATCACCCCGATCGGCGTGCTCAAGGACAACACCGAGTTCATCGGCTCCGAGGACGCGAAGGCGGGGGAGACCACCATGGCCATCCGCGAACAGCTCCTGGGCATCCAGACCG
This DNA window, taken from Pseudarthrobacter sp. ATCC 49987, encodes the following:
- a CDS encoding class F sortase; translated protein: MSSHRRNHLPRVPGIRGPVLGPRDILLLVACVLGLATAWLFYAASGPGNVQPAYGQEVAAAKSLVASSGPPATVSPSSVPQRITYPAAGMDVVVHPLEPQGGDAESRSILPPGTMDGYWLTPFGTPGVGSENTTYVIGHSWEGLDAPFNHLSSAAVPGDILTVATEAGVLRYAVESVTTYTKSTLKDSPVWDAVPNRLVLISCYTEDPWGKNVVVVASPARVP
- a CDS encoding 3-isopropylmalate dehydrogenase, whose translation is MSASTIDLAVIPGDGIGPEVTAEAVKVLEKAAAAEGILLQQTHYKLGAQHWLETGETLPEETLADLRTRDAILFGAVGAAPGDTRIPSGIIERELLLKLRFSLDHFVNLRPSRLYPGVVSPLANPGDIDFIVVREGTEGPYVGNGGTLRAGTPHEVATEVSLNTAHGVERVVRDAFRRANDRPRKKLTLVHKHNVLVFAGHLWKRTVEAVAQEFPEVTHDYLHIDAATIFMVTDPARFDVIVTDNLFGDIITDLAAAVTGGIGLAASGNINMERTAPSMFEPVHGSAPDIAGQQKADPTAAILSAALLLDHLGYGTAARKIEAAVVADIAGRGTAVRSTSAIGDAIAAAL
- a CDS encoding branched-chain amino acid aminotransferase, whose protein sequence is MTQTAHGVEFTQQPSATPRSAEERAAILANPGFGNYFTDHTAIVDYSVDAEGKGGWHDARIEAYGPISLDPSAAVLHYGQEIFEGLKAYRHADGSIWTFRPEANAARLNKSARRLALPELPEEYFLGAIRELVSVDREWVPAGDGEALYLRPFMIATEAFLGVRAAREVSFRVIASPAGNYFGGELKPVSIWISREYARAGRGGTGAAKCGGNYAASLIAQQEAESHGCKQVLFLDQFNDNAVEELGGMNVFFVMKDGSLATPALSGTILEGITRMSVIQVAKDMGREVTERKITLDEWRDGVASGEIAEVFACGTAAVITPIGVLKDNTEFIGSEDAKAGETTMAIREQLLGIQTGTIEDTHGWLTRLA